In Juglans microcarpa x Juglans regia isolate MS1-56 chromosome 4S, Jm3101_v1.0, whole genome shotgun sequence, a single window of DNA contains:
- the LOC121262923 gene encoding catalase isozyme 3-like, with protein MDPYKYRPSSAYNTPFWTTNAGAPVFNNDSALTVGSRGPILLEDYHLVEKLANFERERIPERVVHARGASAKGFFEVTHDITHLTCADFLRAPGVQTPVIVRFSTVIHERGSPETIRDPRGFAVKFYTREGNYDLVGNNFPIFFIRDAMKFPDVIHAFKPNPKTNIQEYWRVMDFLSYHPESLNTFMLLFDDIGIPQDYRHIEGAGVHTYTLINKAGKVTYVKFHWKPTLGVKCLLEEEAIRIGGTNHSHATKDLYDSIAAGNYPEWKFYIQTMDPEDEHKFDFDPLDTSKIWPEDILPLQPVGRLVLNKNIDNFFAENEQLAFNPAHVVPGIYYSNDKMLQGRIFAYSDTHRHRLGPNYLQLPVNAPKCAHHNNHHEGSMNIIHRDEEVNYYPSRFDPVCPAERFPIPRDILSGLREQRVIEKENNFKQPGDRYRSWAPDRQDRCVHRWVEVLSDPRVTHEIRSIWVSYLTQADRSLGQKVASRINVRPTL; from the exons ATGGATCCCtacaag TACCGCCCCTCAAGTGCTTACAATACACCCTTCTGGACCACGAACGCTGGGGCTCCCGTTTTTAACAATGACTCAGCCTTAACCGTTGGATCCAGAG GTCCAATTCTCCTTGAAGACTATCATCTGGTTGAAAAACTTGCCAACTTTGAGAGGGAGAGGATCCCCGAACGTGTTGTCCATGCTAGAGGAGCCAGTGCGAAGGGGTTCTTTGAGGTCACCCATGATATTACTCACCTCACGTGTGCCGATTTTCTGCGAGCCCCTGGAGTTCAGACACCTGTGATTGTCCGTTTCTCCACTGTCATCCATGAGCGTGGCAGCCCTGAAACCATTAGGGATCCTCGAGGTTTTGCTGTTAAGTTTTACACGAGAGAG GGTAATTATGATCTTGTGGGAAACAACTTCCCCATCTTTTTCATCCGTGATGCAATGAAATTTCCCGATGTGATCCATGCTTTCAAACCCAACCCTAAGACGAACATCCAGGAGTATTGGAGGGTTATGGACTTCCTCTCCTACCATCCAGAGAGTCTGAACACGTTCATGCTCCTGTTTGATGATATTGGTATTCCACAAGATTACAGACACATTGAAGGCGCAGGTGTTCATACATATACCCTGATCAACAAGGCTGGGAAAGTTACTTATGTTAAATTTCACTGGAAACCCACTCTTGGGGTCAAGTGTTTGTTGGAGGAAGAGGCTATTAGGATTGGAGGAACTAATCACAGCCATGCCACTAAGGATCTGTACGACTCAATTGCGGCTGGAAACTATCCTGAGTGGAAATTCTACATCCAGACAATGGATCCCGAAGATGAGCACAAATTTGACTTTGACCCTCTTGATACAAGCAAAATCTGGCCTGAGGACATCTTGCCTCTGCAGCCAGTTGGCCGCTTGGTCTTGAACAAGAACATCGACAACTTCTTTGCAGAGAATGAGCAACTTGCATTCAACCCTGCTCATGTTGTTCCTGGTATCTACTACTCCAATGACAAGATGCTCCAGGGTCGGATCTTTGCCTATTCTGACACTCACAGGCACCGCCTCGGACCAAACTATCTCCAACTCCCAGTTAATGCACCCAAGTGTGCTCATCACAACAATCACCATGAGGGTTCCATGAATATCATTCACAGGGATGAGGAG GTAAATTACTACCCCTCGAGGTTTGATCCTGTTTGTCCTGCTGAGAGATTCCCCATTCCACGTGATATACTCTCTGGACTACGTGAGCAG CGTGTTATTGAGAAGGAGAACAACTTTAAACAGCCAGGAGATAGATACAGATCCTGGGCACCAGACAG GCAAGATCGATGTGTCCACAGATGGGTTGAGGTTTTGTCTGACCCACGTGTCACCCATGAGATTCGCAGCATCTGGGTCTCATATCTCACTCAG GCTGACAGGTCTCTGGGTCAGAAGGTTGCATCTCGCATTAATGTGAGGCCAACCCTGTGA